The nucleotide sequence TTTCTGGTGTTACTGAAGTGGGTTAATCAAGAGTGTTGTGGCAGGCTACTCCCGGCCATGATGGGAAGTCTAGCTACATGTATAAAGTTTGAATTCACATTTCCGGAATTCTTAAATCTCCCAGGCCACTGATACATGTTCTTAGGTTCGAATGAAGATTTGTATCAAATCTGAATATTCTAAGCAGGAGTTGGAAAGCCATGATGTAGATGTACATTGCGTtggcaaggccacatttggagtactgtgtatatTTCCGGTccccctgctacaggaaggatgtcattaaactgaagagtgcaaaaaagatttagtaggatttTAGGGCAGGGTGTCCAAACATTCCTGACAggtataagatgagaggggaaagatttaaaagcgaccagaggagtaactttttccacagtgtggtgtgtgtatggaatgagctgccagaggaagtggtagagcttGTGTAATTACAACTTTCAGAAGATAGTTGGCGAAGTGCGTGGATAGAGAAGGTTTGGAGAGATGTAGGCcaagtgcaggtaaatgggactagctcagttagacaatttggtgggcatggacaagttgaactgaaggatctgtttccctgCGAATAGCCTGTGACTCTTACGTTCTGAGGTCATCGGCCTCCACCAAATTTATAAGCAGCGTGCTCCAGATTCCAATCAGTGAAAAAAAATCCTCAGATCCTCTCTACACCTTTTACCCTAAACCCGTGTtccctagttttagaatcctctgtaaCCATGCGTTTCGTGCCCAGGGTCATAACCTTCAAAATTAAATACAAGGTTTTCTAcaatttcctctggctgctcatttctTATTCACTCTGTGTTAATATGTTCTGCCTCTTGGACCATAAAATGCTGAACTCTCAACACTTACCTGTCTGCACCTAAGCCCAGCTCCTTGGTGAGGAATTCAAAGAACTTGGAGCTGTGCTGCTTGTTGTTCTCAGCATTTCCTACCACCCCGATTGAAGACACAACCAGCTGGGCACAGGGTGACGTGCTACCTCCAATTGCCATTATCATGTTTGGCCTCACAGAGATATTGATTCGCTACAAAGAGAAAACGTTCTTTTAGCCATAGATTCTCAAAGTAATATATTAATAGTAGTGACTCTGGAAAAGTTGAATTCATTATAAAGCATCAGAATTATCAGAACAAAGAAGTGTTAGAGAATTAACATGCTTTAGTAAGGAGCAGCAAAATAGGAGAGAGATCAAAGACAAAAGGGGCAGTCTGTTTATACGCTGGGCTGAAAAGCTTAGTGCAAAAAAGAGAAATAAACCAACAGACAGCGTCAGAAATAAAGAGTCACTGAGTCTCTGATCCTATTCTCCCTGGGCAGCAATGCAGCCCCTACCTCACTGTGGTCCTGACCCTTCATGGAGCTCAATGTCCAAGTGGATAAGTCAGGGTGCCTGGGTTGCAGGAGGGCCCCTGGTTTAATAGGAGCTTGCAGAGGTTTAGGGCTCCTTGCTCTGTCAAAGCCCAGATAGGGTCAGTCCCTACTTCTGTAAGAGCCTGTGAGGAAATAGGACCTTTGGGTCTCAGCTATCTCATGTCTTTTCATTTTGCTTGAAAACTGCTTAAATCCAATACCCACTCCACAAACCACACTCCTGCTCTGAACcacgagttactccaggtttttgtgtctatctcctgctcTGAGCTGTTTGGTAAGGTAGCCTGACTGGTGGAGTCCCCCAGCTCTGTCCATACTGCTCTAAGTAAGTTACAGAGGCATATGGCACAGAAGCTAGCCCATTCACCCACTAAGTTCACAATAACCACCAGCCACCCATTAAGTGCAACATCAGGCACATCAGATGAAAAAATGAAGTACATTGTGAACAGAATAAGCCCAgtatggaggtacacaaaaatgctggagaaactcagcgggccgaaacgttgcctatttccttcgctccatagatgctgctgcacccgctgagtttctccagcatttttgtgtaccttcgattttccagcatctgcagttcctgcttaagcCCATTATGGAGCCAGAGAGATCTGCAAGTAATCAAACTCTTCACTGATTATATTAATTACTGttgactttttctaatctctgccCTTAGATTTGACTCCATGTTATCAAGGAACTGTTGGACATTTATCTGAAACACTGGCTTTATCCTGGTTGACATGGCCTGAAAATGGTACTGAGGAAGTCTGGTAAGTGATACTCTTAAAAATAtgatgacaagagttcagggcatgcatATGTCCCTGTTAAGaaagaagggcaaggcaggtggctGTGAGAAGCTTAGATGACAATAACATTTgatgctctggtcaggaaaaagaaagAGGTATGAGACGGGTATTGGCAGCTGGGATCATGATCAGTTCTATAGGACTTCGGTTAGGtaaaatttggagtattgtgtgccattctagtcaccccattacatGAAAGatttggctttggagagggtgcagaggtggtttaccagaatgctgcctggattagagggatttATCTAcgtggagaggttggatagaattCGACTGGTTTCTCTGGAACGTGGAAGGCTGAAGGGAGGCTtgctagaagtatataaaattatgagtggcgtggatagggtaaacagtctgaaccttttttccaaggtggaaatgtccatcACTAGAGGGCAAAGCTATAAGGTGAgcgtggggaaaagtttattaagagatgtgcagggcaatttgtttgaacacagaaagtggtgggggcctggaacgtattggtggaggcaggtacgatagtggtggtgtttaagaggtttttaagaTAGGCACACATAAGTACAGGGAattgagggacatggatcacacaTAGACCGATGAGATCAGTTAAATGGTGTCATGTTCGGCATAAACATTGTGTcccgttcctgtgctctactgctctatgttctaaattGACAAAAGGCAAACAAGAGCTGGTGTAAATAAAGATAGACGGATGACTAGAACTATCTCTAGCTCTCAATCAACAGGAGTTACATGGGACAGTGGGTGACCTTATACTTCTGAAAGATCAGTTAAATGAAGACAGTAGAAACTGCAGTTTCTGGTGTCTTgattaaaacacaaattgctggggaaacgcaggcagcatctgtggagggaatggaatttCTGGGTGGGACCCATCTCCAGACTTCCAGGAGCTTAATGAATTTGCTTATGATAACTGCTGGTGGTTGTATTAATACGTTTCTGTCCTCATTAAATTAAGGGAATTAAGTAAACAATAGAACAAGTACAATGCCTTTTGCAACCTAAGGACTTTTGATCTCAATCGTTAACTATTtcttcacatatgctgcctgagttgctgagtttccagcagtttctgcttttatttcagattttcagcatgggTGTTTTGGTTATTTCCCATGCTGCCGTTGTGCGCCTCTTACCCAAGGGGCGGTTCGGTGGCACCCGTTTATGAGttgcaaccaaagatcctatagcagagctctgctataggatctttggttgcaaCTACCCTGCTGCCCACCCACCGCGTCCTCTTGGAGGGTCAGTGCAGTGCAGACATCCACCGTCAGCAGCCCCGGCCGTCTCCCCACCCCGGTAGCCGGAGAGGGCAGCTAGTCGGCCCGGGATGAGTGGGAGTTGGGCAGGGCGGGGCGGGGGGAAGGGGACCCGTGCAAAAGCACCACCTGCCTCCTGCGGCTTGTCGAGGATGGCGGCCGCTGCCCGCGCCAACCGCTCCAACAGATCCTCGGAGAAACAGCTGGCCGCAAGGTTACTCTCCAGCTCCAGGAAGGGCATCGTAAAGCGGTGGCTGAGACGCGGCGTGTCCTGTTGCTCCGGGGCCGGGTGAAGGGGGAGGGCGGTTGTGTCGGAAATGGTTGGAGCAGGGGCGGGGTATGGGAGGAGAGGGGCCGGTTTGGggattggggaggagaggggccGGTGTGTGCATTCCCCACATACACAGGGACCAAAGGGCAGAGACAGCTGAATGTCCAGCTCAGCTCCCACTATACCCTCCCTTGTGCAAATACTGATGCTTTCCGTTTCTCCTAGTgtaaagcaaagatcttataggatctttggtgtaaagtgctgctggaagatcatctgGATTGCATGAAACTTGTTGCTCTCCCAGCACAGCGAGAGtgcgtcagggaatgttgcccaaGTTGGACTGTGTTCCTCCCTTGTGTAAATACTGATGCTTTCCGTTTCTCCTAATgtaaagcaaagatcttataggatCTAAAGCGGTTGGCTGCATCGCTTCAGTGCCTCCCTCAGCACGTTGTCTGGAATAGGCCAGTAGGcaacatcaaagatcctataggatctttgccgtcTAGGGTCGTGGACATTGAGGGACAGGGTCGGAGGGGGCACTCCAGAAACAGAAGAAGGGATAATCACCCCAGGGGGGGCACATGTGGCAATTTGTATCAAAATAGGTGTGAAAACTAACTACTCAGCAACACTATTGAATATATAAACGCTGTGAATATATTAAGAGTTTTAGCAGTtttgtttaatatatatattttgaatattttctaaattctgattatttttggaacaactcTGGCTTAATATTAAGTGAGGTGAGGTTGTGAACCATGGTTCAATTAGGTGTGACTAGGTAACCGGGTCCCGATTGAAGACATTTGTGAGTTTGATATTGTCTGTtgatattttagatgtatatacatTTTGattaaattgagcaaatcttttgttAATATCTTTGGGTAGTGTCATCAATTCCCCTTTATCTGACCTAATTTTTGAAATCatatgatctttttcccgttttttcatttGTCGTGCCAGgagtttatgtggtttatcaccGAATTCAAAattttcttgttttgtaatttgaaataatatAATAACTCTTTCAGATAAAATTCTATTCAGgttaaatttcaatattaatatcttattatgtttatccatagttgggtcTTTAGCATTGTCTAAGTCCAATTGTCTAATTTTTTCTTCTAAAAACAATTGTTCCGTCTTAtttttttgaaaagcttgatattaAATTATCGATCCTCTGATAAATGCCTTAAACGATTCCCATAATAATGAGGGTGATATACCTGGGGTGTCATTGGTCTCAAAAAAAAATTCCATCTGTTGTCTTAGATATGCACAACCCTGAGGGTTGTTTACAATTTGGGGATTGAATctccaaaacaatttttttttggtCAATCTTATTTTTAGAAAAAAAGTTAGCGAGGCATGGTCTGAAATAATGCTACTATGGTATTTAG is from Leucoraja erinacea ecotype New England chromosome 25, Leri_hhj_1, whole genome shotgun sequence and encodes:
- the ddt gene encoding D-dopachrome decarboxylase yields the protein MPFLELESNLAASCFSEDLLERLARAAAAILDKPQERINISVRPNMIMAIGGSTSPCAQLVVSSIGVVGNAENNKQHSSKFFEFLTKELGLGADRILIRFYPLEKWQIGKNGTVMTFL